A region of uncultured Draconibacterium sp. DNA encodes the following proteins:
- a CDS encoding aldo/keto reductase, whose product MKTLISAIKEFGKDFPADYSIPKRKLGKTNEELSIIGFGGIMLNDNPQEFANVLVAKAFDLGVNYFDVAPKYGNAEDRLGPALKPYRKNTFLACKTRQRDAAGAQNDLENSLRKLQTDYFDLYQLHELTTDDEVQTVFGKNGALETLVKAKRDGKIKHIGFSAHSVKAALFALKNFNFDSILFPINFACWNAGDFGPQVYAEAEKQGIGILALKAMALTTFGEKEDLIFKNCWYQPIDDERIMKLALRYTLSKKVTAAIPPGEYTLFLKALEFMQDFNPIEEEETKELLALAKNTRPVFMHG is encoded by the coding sequence ATGAAAACACTTATTTCTGCAATTAAAGAATTTGGTAAAGATTTCCCGGCTGATTATTCCATTCCCAAACGTAAATTGGGTAAAACGAATGAAGAACTTTCGATAATTGGTTTTGGAGGAATAATGCTGAACGACAATCCACAGGAATTTGCCAACGTATTGGTAGCCAAAGCTTTTGATTTAGGTGTAAATTATTTTGATGTGGCTCCCAAATACGGCAATGCCGAAGATCGTTTGGGTCCGGCACTTAAACCCTACCGAAAAAATACCTTTTTGGCCTGCAAAACCCGGCAACGCGATGCCGCCGGTGCACAAAACGACCTGGAAAACTCGCTGCGAAAATTACAAACCGATTATTTTGATCTGTACCAGTTGCACGAGCTAACTACCGATGATGAAGTTCAAACTGTTTTTGGTAAAAACGGCGCGCTGGAAACACTGGTAAAAGCCAAAAGGGATGGCAAAATAAAACATATTGGTTTTTCGGCACATTCGGTTAAAGCAGCTTTATTTGCGCTGAAAAACTTTAATTTCGATTCGATACTTTTCCCTATTAATTTTGCCTGCTGGAATGCCGGCGACTTTGGACCACAGGTTTATGCCGAAGCCGAAAAACAGGGTATTGGGATTCTGGCTTTAAAAGCTATGGCACTTACCACATTTGGCGAAAAGGAAGATCTGATTTTTAAAAACTGCTGGTACCAACCCATCGACGATGAACGCATTATGAAACTGGCACTTCGTTATACCCTATCGAAAAAGGTAACTGCCGCTATTCCTCCGGGTGAGTACACCTTGTTTTTAAAAGCTTTGGAGTTTATGCAGGATTTTAATCCTATTGAAGAAGAAGAAACAAAAGAGCTGCTGGCTCTGGCCAAAAATACCAGGCCGGTGTTTATGCATGGCTGA
- a CDS encoding DUF3575 domain-containing protein: MKRQLLIVIFLITIMFGTSAQDKGTGLEQDSVFRINEISLVVTDLIDGSYQFRYERKLSDHISVGLGSAFKTKEGLITISGIDRERLKTGDITYSGMKLIPDIRYYLNKTQQYQLDGFYFGAYAKYFHFSSGINGAYISTAMNEYDLDMDVNINILSVGLMVGYKLALNNRFTVDFLIFGPGTGNHRYKLKNRTELPEEFYEDLNDALQNFSVFDVVHSDFRFDLRDRSTSFSTLSFRYGLTVGYTF; encoded by the coding sequence ATGAAAAGACAACTTTTAATTGTAATTTTTCTCATTACAATTATGTTTGGTACAAGTGCTCAAGACAAAGGAACCGGATTAGAACAAGATTCCGTATTTCGTATCAACGAAATAAGCCTTGTTGTGACAGATTTAATCGATGGTAGTTATCAATTCAGGTACGAGCGAAAGTTATCAGATCATATTTCAGTTGGGTTGGGTTCGGCTTTTAAAACCAAGGAGGGTTTGATAACTATTTCGGGAATTGACAGAGAACGTTTAAAAACAGGAGATATTACTTACTCAGGCATGAAACTCATTCCTGATATCAGGTATTACCTGAATAAAACTCAACAGTATCAGCTCGATGGCTTTTATTTTGGCGCATATGCAAAATACTTCCATTTTTCCTCTGGTATTAACGGCGCGTATATATCTACAGCGATGAATGAATATGACCTGGATATGGATGTAAATATCAATATCTTATCGGTGGGTTTAATGGTTGGTTATAAGCTGGCATTAAACAATAGGTTCACTGTTGATTTTCTGATTTTTGGCCCGGGAACCGGTAATCATAGGTACAAGTTGAAAAATAGAACGGAATTACCCGAAGAGTTTTATGAAGACTTAAACGATGCACTGCAGAATTTCAGCGTATTTGATGTAGTGCACAGTGATTTTCGTTTTGACTTGCGAGACAGAAGTACAAGTTTTTCAACATTATCTTTTCGCTACGGACTCACAGTCGGATATACTTTTTAG
- a CDS encoding formylglycine-generating enzyme family protein has translation MYRLFSLLFSLFVVFVGCNSKKESKSTVVEDKQELSCCNVNSKSRFFVQPDSSDIVPQTTGTEGMVFIQGGTFEMGADNNQARPDEYPKHPVKVNSFWMDEHEVTNAQFKKFVDETGYITEAEKDVDWEVMKTQVPPGTPKPAAEMLKAGSMVFTPPSQAVPLNDFSQWWSWVVGASWKHPEGPESTIEGRENHPVVHICWNDAVAYCKWAGKRLPTEAEWEYAARGGLENNIYPWGNEHIEDGSPKANSWNGHFPNVNTQKDGFYSTSPVKTYAPNPYKLYDMAGNVWEWTADWYDMDYYKSLSTNQITTDPKGPEKSNDARNPYDKRKTIRGGSFLCNDSYCSSYRVAARMPGEIYTGMSHTGFRCVKDNIQ, from the coding sequence ATGTATCGATTATTTTCCTTGCTTTTTTCACTGTTTGTAGTGTTCGTTGGCTGTAACTCAAAAAAAGAATCAAAATCAACGGTTGTTGAGGATAAGCAGGAGTTATCCTGCTGTAATGTAAATTCCAAATCACGCTTTTTTGTACAGCCCGATTCATCGGATATTGTTCCGCAAACTACCGGAACCGAAGGAATGGTTTTTATACAAGGAGGTACTTTTGAAATGGGGGCCGACAATAACCAGGCCCGTCCCGATGAATATCCGAAACACCCCGTAAAGGTGAACAGTTTTTGGATGGATGAGCATGAAGTTACCAACGCGCAGTTCAAAAAATTTGTTGATGAAACTGGATACATTACCGAGGCCGAAAAGGATGTAGACTGGGAAGTAATGAAAACACAGGTTCCGCCGGGTACGCCAAAACCGGCGGCAGAAATGCTAAAAGCCGGATCGATGGTCTTTACGCCACCCTCGCAGGCTGTGCCGCTAAACGATTTTTCACAGTGGTGGAGTTGGGTGGTTGGTGCCAGCTGGAAACATCCTGAAGGACCTGAAAGTACAATTGAGGGCCGTGAAAATCATCCGGTAGTACACATTTGCTGGAACGATGCCGTGGCGTACTGTAAATGGGCCGGAAAACGTTTGCCCACGGAGGCAGAGTGGGAATACGCGGCACGCGGAGGTTTGGAAAACAATATTTACCCGTGGGGAAACGAACACATTGAAGACGGCTCACCCAAAGCCAATTCATGGAACGGACACTTTCCGAATGTGAATACTCAAAAAGATGGTTTTTACAGTACCTCGCCCGTAAAAACGTATGCTCCTAATCCATACAAATTGTACGATATGGCGGGAAATGTTTGGGAGTGGACAGCCGATTGGTACGATATGGACTACTACAAAAGTTTATCAACCAATCAAATTACAACCGATCCGAAAGGACCGGAAAAAAGTAACGATGCCAGAAATCCTTATGACAAACGAAAAACCATTCGCGGAGGATCGTTTCTGTGTAACGACAGTTATTGTTCGAGCTACCGGGTGGCAGCACGCATGCCGGGTGAAATTTATACCGGAATGAGCCACACCGGATTCAGATGTGTAAAAGATAATATACAATAA